In a genomic window of Rhizobium acidisoli:
- a CDS encoding GntR family transcriptional regulator, whose translation MQTDLQISKQNATLRFKVEETLRQAIVSGRFKPGQRLVERELCEMLGVGRTSVREAMRQLEAEGIITSYPHKGPVVSTITYEEAQQLYTVRALLEGFAGQQFAEHGTAADITTLLAAVVEFEAAAESGVGTRLIHAKNAFYDCLMDGSKNVFVRQMLTALHNRINLLRMTSMTQPGRLSHSIAEIKDIANAIKNRNGPLAAAACKFHIDQAAKVVLEYLRKNAAPES comes from the coding sequence ATGCAGACGGACCTACAGATATCCAAACAGAACGCGACGCTGCGCTTTAAAGTTGAGGAAACCTTACGTCAGGCGATCGTCAGCGGGCGGTTCAAGCCCGGCCAGCGACTGGTTGAGCGCGAACTTTGCGAAATGCTGGGCGTCGGCAGAACCTCGGTTCGTGAGGCCATGCGACAGCTCGAAGCTGAAGGCATCATCACAAGCTATCCCCATAAGGGGCCGGTGGTCAGCACGATCACCTACGAGGAAGCCCAGCAACTCTATACTGTGCGAGCACTTCTTGAGGGATTCGCGGGTCAGCAGTTCGCCGAGCATGGCACCGCCGCCGACATAACGACCCTTCTAGCCGCGGTGGTCGAATTTGAAGCCGCTGCCGAAAGTGGCGTCGGTACGCGGCTGATACACGCGAAAAACGCATTCTACGACTGCTTGATGGACGGAAGCAAAAACGTGTTCGTAAGGCAGATGCTGACAGCTTTGCATAACCGGATCAATCTCCTTCGGATGACATCCATGACCCAGCCGGGGCGGCTTTCGCATAGCATTGCCGAAATCAAAGATATCGCGAACGCAATCAAGAATCGCAACGGTCCGTTGGCGGCGGCAGCCTGCAAATTCCACATCGACCAGGCGGCGAAGGTGGTACTTGAATACCTGCGCAAGAACGCCGCGCCAGAATCTTAA
- a CDS encoding NAD(P)-dependent oxidoreductase, translating to MGQPMAQHLISAGFEVVGFDLSKDARVKLADAGGRAAETISEAMVGASFVITMLPNGKIVRDALLGENACGGLKQNAVVIDMSSSAPNDTRDLGLELASRGLRLVDAPVSGGVKRAVSGTLTIMAGGEDADIEEAEPLLNAVGQQVFRTGPVGSGHAMKAINNFVSGAGVLAAIEGVLLGRAFGLEPETIVDILNSSSGKNNATEVKMKQFILSETFGSGFAIGLMAKDIRIAADLAKTLGLRLDALASTADAWDAAQKALGPSEDHTRIIRYVEDHN from the coding sequence ATGGGCCAGCCGATGGCTCAACATCTCATCTCGGCAGGCTTCGAGGTCGTCGGCTTCGACCTTTCGAAAGACGCCAGGGTAAAGCTCGCCGATGCGGGCGGGCGGGCCGCCGAAACGATTTCCGAGGCCATGGTCGGGGCCAGTTTCGTGATCACCATGCTTCCGAATGGCAAGATTGTGCGCGACGCGCTGCTGGGCGAAAACGCCTGTGGCGGCCTCAAGCAAAATGCCGTCGTCATAGACATGAGTTCGTCTGCTCCAAATGATACAAGGGATCTCGGTCTCGAACTTGCTTCTCGTGGTCTTCGGCTGGTTGACGCCCCGGTCTCCGGAGGAGTCAAGCGCGCCGTTTCTGGCACCTTGACAATCATGGCCGGTGGGGAGGATGCTGATATCGAGGAGGCCGAGCCGCTGCTGAATGCAGTGGGGCAGCAGGTGTTCCGGACGGGGCCAGTTGGCTCGGGTCACGCGATGAAAGCGATTAACAACTTCGTATCCGGTGCTGGTGTGCTGGCGGCGATCGAGGGTGTCCTTCTGGGACGTGCCTTCGGCCTGGAGCCGGAGACGATCGTCGATATTCTCAACTCGTCGTCTGGAAAGAACAATGCCACCGAAGTGAAGATGAAGCAGTTCATTCTTTCTGAGACGTTCGGGTCGGGATTTGCCATTGGCCTGATGGCCAAGGATATTCGCATCGCCGCCGATCTCGCCAAGACGCTTGGTCTTCGCCTCGACGCTCTCGCCAGCACGGCAGACGCCTGGGATGCTGCACAGAAGGCGCTGGGTCCTTCCGAGGATCACACCCGCATCATCCGATACGTCGAAGATCACAATTAG